The following coding sequences lie in one Fusarium poae strain DAOMC 252244 chromosome 1, whole genome shotgun sequence genomic window:
- a CDS encoding hypothetical protein (BUSCO:57165at5125), with translation MPSQPSNAGIVTDENSGDREIPQSVRADGSTRRAIKIRPGYRPPEDVEVYKNRTAEAFRERGKKIGIPGAAGVKEESSEQSSAASNKNAKRREARKKAKATEVDVPTPAQETKTEEIDPEVERQKKARNLKKKLKQAKDLKNKKEDGEALLPEQIAKVIKINELIRELDALGFDSEGEPKTSAENEDEKKD, from the coding sequence ATGCCCTCACAACCCTCGAATGCGGGTATCGTCACCGACGAAAACAGTGGCGACCGCGAGATTCCACAGTCTGTTCGCGCAGATGGCAGTACTCGTAGAGCTATCAAAATTCGCCCAGGCTATCGTCCACCCGAGGATGTCGAGGTCTACAAGAACCGCACCGCCGAAGCCTTCCGAGAGCGCGGCAAGAAAATCGGCATTCCTGGTGCTGCAGGTGTGAAGGAAGAGAGCTCTGAGCAAAGCTCGGCCGCCAGCAATAAGAATGCTAAACGCCGCGAGGCTAGAAAGAAGGCGAAGGCTACAGAGGTCGACGTGCCAACTCCTGCCCAGGAGACCAAAACCGAGGAGATTGACCCTGAAGTCGAGCGCCAGAAAAAGGCTCGAAACCTTAAGAAGAAGCTAAAGCAGGCCAAGGATCTTAAGAACAAGAAAGAGGATGGTGAAGCGTTACTTCCCGAGCAGATTGCCAAGGTGATCAAGATCAACGAACTGATCCGAGAGTTGGATGCGCTTGGCTTCGATTCGGAAGGGGAGCCCAAGACGTCCGCTGAGAACGaggacgagaagaaggactgA
- the RPT4 gene encoding 26S proteasome subunit rpt4 (BUSCO:26378at5125) translates to MSAEEERQAALNSYRAKLIESREWEAKLKNLRLEIKDMQREFDKTEDNIKALQSVGQIIGEVLKQLDDERFIVKASSGPRYVVGCRSKVDKVKLKQGTRVALDMTTLTIMRMLPREVDPLVYNMSLEDPGQVSFAGIGGLNDQIRELREVIELPLKNPELFLRVGIKPPKGVLLYGPPGTGKTLLARAVASSLETNFLKVVSSAIVDKYIGESARLIREMFGYAKEHEPCIIFMDEIDAIGGRRFSEGTSADREIQRTLMELLNQLDGFDYLGKTKIIMATNRPDTLDPALLRAGRLDRKIEIPLPNEVGRLEILKIHSQSVVIDGDLDFESVVKMSDGLNGADLRNVVTEAGLFAIKDYRESINQDDFNKAVRKVAESKKLEGKLEYQKL, encoded by the exons ATGTCAGCCGAAGAAGAGCGCCAGGCAGCCCTTAACTCCTACCGTGCCAAGCTCATCGAGTCGCGAGAATGGGAGGCAAAGCTCAAGAACTTGCGTCTTGAAATCAAGGACATGCAAAGGGAGTTTGACAAGACCGAGGACAACATCAAGGCGCTACAAAGTGTGGGACAAATTATCGGCGAGGTGCTGAAACAGCTCGATGACGAACGAT TCATTGTCAAGGCTTCCTCCGGACCTCGATACGTCGTCGGATGCAGATCAAaggtggacaaggtcaagctgAAGCAAGGCACCCGTGTGGCACTCGACATGACGACCCTTACCATCATGAGAATGTTGCCTCGCGAAGTTGATCCTTTGGTGTACAACATGTCTTTGGAGGACCCGGGTCAAGTGAGCTTTGCCGGAATTGGTGGATTGAACGATCAAATTCGAGAGTTGCGGGAGGTTATCGAGCTTCCCCTCAAGAACCCCGAGCTGTTCCTACGAGTCGGAATCAAGCCACCAAAGGGTGTCCTGTTGTATGGCCCCCCCGGAACCGGCAAGACTTTGCTGGCACGAGCTGTTGCCAGTAGTCTGGAGACGAACTTCTTGAAGG TCGTATCCTCCGCCATTGTCGACAAGTACATCGGTGAATCGGCACGACTTATTCGCGAGATGTTTGGATATGCCAAGGAACACGAGCCCTGTATCATCTTCATGGATGAAATCGATGCCATCGGTGGACGACGCTTCTCAGAGGGTACTAGTGCGGACCGAGAAATCCAGAGAACACTTATGGAATTGCTAAACCAGCTGGATGGTTTTGACTACTTGGGCAAGACCAAAATCATCATGGCCACCAACCGACCCGACACGTTGGACCCTGCGCTGCTTCGAGCCGGTCGGCTTGACCGAAAGATCGAGATCCCTCTTCCCAACGAGGTTGGTCGTCTTGAGATCTTGAAGATTCACTCGCAAAGTGTTGTGATCGATGGTGACCTGGACTTTGAGAGTGTGGTGAAGATGAGTGATGGACTCAATGGCGCTGATTTGCGAAACGTTGTCACTGAAGC CGGTTTATTTGCCATCAAGGACTACAGGGAATCAATCAACCAGGATGATTTCAACAAGGCTGTCCGCAAGGTGGCCGAATCCAAGAAGCTGGAAGGCAAGCTTGAGTACCAGAAGTTGTAA
- the GFA1 gene encoding glutamine--fructose-6-phosphate transaminase (isomerizing) (MEROPS:MER0012158~BUSCO:8410at5125), whose amino-acid sequence MCGIFGYINYLVEKDRKFILDTLVNGLSRLEYRGYDSAGLAIDGDKKKEVLAFKEVGKVAKLRKLIDEADLDLEKIFDSHAGIAHTRWATHGPPSTTNCHPHRSDANWEFSIVHNGIITNYKELKTLLQTKGFKFETETDTECIAKLTKYIHDQHPSIGFTDLAKAVIQELEGAYGLLIKSVHYPHEVIAARKGSPLVIGVKTERRMKVDFVDVEYSDENAALPAEAAAQNVAIKKNDLLAPDSGLLGAADKSLLHRSQSRAFMTDDGMPMPTEFFLSSDPSAIVEHTKKVMYLEDDDIAHIHEGSLNIHRLKKADGSSNVRTIQTLELELQEIMKGKFDHFMQKEIFEQPESVVNTMRGRLDIANKTVTLGGLRSYISTIRRCRRIIFIACGTSYHSCMAVRGIFEELAEIPIAVELASDFLDRQAPVFRDDTCVFVSQSGETADSLMALRYCLERGALTVGIVNVVGSSISLLTHCGVHVNAGPEIGVASTKAYTSQFIAMVMFALSLSEDRASKKARREEIMEGLSNVSAQIKSILELDSSIKKLCENFMNQKSLLLLGRGSQFSTALEGALKIKEISYLHCEAVMSGELKHGVLALVDENLPIIMILTRDDLFKKSLNAYQQVIARGGKPIVICNPDDEEFKASEAEKIEIPKTVDVLQGLLNVIPLQLIAYWLAVLEGLNVDFPRNLAKSVTVE is encoded by the exons ATGTG TGGTATTTTCGGATACATCAACTACCTGGTGGAGAAGGATCGCAAGTTCATCCTCGACACTCTTGTCAACG GTTTGTCCCGTCTCGAGTACCGTGGATATGACTCTGCTGGTCTAGCCATCGACggtgacaagaagaaggaggttcTTGCCTTCAAGGAGGTTGGCAAGGTCGCCAAGCTCCGAAAGCTCATCGACGAGGCCGACCTCGACCTCGAGAAGATCTTTGATTCACATGCCGGTATTGCCCACACCCGATGGGCTACTCACGGTCCTCCTTCTACCACCAACTGCCACCCTCATCG ATCTGACGCCAACTGGGAGTTCTCCATTGTCCACAACGGTATCATCACCAACTACAAGGAGCTTAAGACTCTCCTCCAGACCAAGGGTTTCAAGTTCGAGACCGAGACCGACACCGAGTGCATTGCCAAGCTCACCAAGTACATCCACGACCAGCACCCTTCCATTGGCTTCACAGACCTGGCCAAGGCTGTCATCCAGGAGCTTGAGGGTGCTTACGGTCTCCTCATCAAGTCCGTCCACTACCCCCATGAGGTCATCGCCGCCCGAAAGGGTTCTCCTCTTGTCATCGGTGTCAAGACCGAGCGCCGCATGAAGGTCGACTTCGTCGATGTTGAGTACTCTGACGAGAACGCTGCTCTCCCCGCCGAGGCTGCCGCCCAGAATGTCGCcatcaagaagaacgacCTTCTCGCCCCTGACTCTGGCCTTCTCGGTGCCGCCGACAAGTCCCTCCTCCACCGATCTCAGTCTCGTGCCTTCATGACCGATGATGGTATGCCCATGCCCACTGAGTTCTTCCTCTCCTCCGACCCCTCGGCCATTGTCGAGCACACCAAGAAGGTCATGTACCTTGAGGACGATGACATTGCTCACATCCACGAGGGCTCCCTCAACATCCACCGCCTCAAGAAGGCCGATGGCAGCTCCAACGTCCGAACCATCCAGACCCTCGAGCTTGAGCTCCAGGAGATTATGAAGGGCAAGTTCGACCACTTCATGCAAAAGGAGATTTTTGAGCAGCCCGAGTCCGTCGTCAACACCATGCGTGGTCGCCTCGACATTGCCAACAAGACCGTTACTCTTGGTGGTCTCCGCTCCTACATCTCCACCATCCGCCGATGCCGTCGCATCATCTTCATTGCTTGCGGTACCTCTTACCACTCTTGCATGGCTGTCCGTGGTATTTTTGAGGAGCTTGCTGAGATCCCCATCGCCGTTGAGCTTGCCTCCGATTTCCTTGACCGACAGGCCCCTGTCTTCCGTGACGACACCTGTGTCTTCGTCTCCCAGTCTGGTGAGACCGCCGACTCCCTCATGGCTCTCCGCTACTGCTTGGAGCGCGGTGCCCTGACTGTTGGTATCGTCAACGTTGTCGGTTCCTCCATCTCTCTCCTCACCCACTGTGGTGTTCACGTTAACGCTGGTCCTGAGATCGGTGTCGCCTCCACCAAGGCCTACACCTCTCAGTTCATTGCCATGGTCATGTTTGCTCTGTCCCTGAGCGAGGACCGTGCCTCCAAGAAGGCTCGCCGCGAGGAAATCATGGAGGGTCTCTCCAACGTCTCTGCCCAGATCAAGTCCatccttgagcttgactcCTCCATCAAGAAGCTCTGCGAGAACTTCATGAACCAGAAGtccctcctccttctcggcCGTGGTAGCCAGTTCTCCACTGCCCTCGAGGGTGctctcaagatcaaggaaaTCTCCTACCTTCACTGCGAGGCTGTCATGTCCGGTGAGCTGAAGCATGGTGTCCTGGCCCTGGTCGACGAGAACCTCCCCATCATCATGATCCTCACCCGTGACGACCTCTTCAAGAAGTCCCTCAACGCCTACCAGCAGGTTATTGCTCGTGGTGGTAAGCCCATCGTCATCTGCAACCCTGACGATGAGGAGTTCAAGGCTTCCGAGGCCGAGAAGATCGAGATCCCCAAGACTGTTGACGTCCTACAGGGTCTCCTCAACGTCATCCCTCTCCAGCTTATTGCCTACTGGCTCGCTGTTCTCGAGGGCCTCAACGTTGACTTCCCCCGTAACTTGGCCAAGTCGGTTACTGTCGAGTAA
- a CDS encoding hypothetical protein (MEROPS:MER0001711~BUSCO:42466at5125) — protein MDHRPQAWGRPRDDVYGAYDASFMSDNGPKQNTQQPIVTGTSVIAVKFKDGVVIAADNLASYGSLARFTDVKRLRPFANSSVVGFSGDISDMQYLDRHLIELSLDEAYTSPDAPRLNAANLHRYLAKLLYRRRSKFDPLWNHLLVAGLDDDDKPFLAAADLLGSTYSAPSLATGFGSMLAQPIMRRHVPDEEASQNLDKEGAIDIIKECMKVLYYRDARSLDSYSMAVVTKEGVEINDGLQLEAQSWAFAERIRGYGTQTV, from the exons ATGGATCACCGTCCACAAGCTTGGGGCCGT CCCAGAGACGATGTTTACGGCGCCTACGATGCCTCATTCATGAGTGACAATGGCCCCAAGCAAAACACACAGCAGCCCATCGTTACTGGTACCTCTGTCATCGCAGTCAAGTTCAAGGATGGTGTTGTCATTGCTGCTGATAACCTGG CTTCATATGGCTCTCTCGCTCGTTTCACAGATGTCAAGCGACTCCGTCCCTTTGCCAACTCATCGGTTGTAGGCTTTAGCGGCGACATCTCTGACATGCAGTATCTCGACCGCCACCTCATTGAGCTTTCTCTCGATGAGGCCTACACATCCCCCGATGCCCCGCGTCTCAACGCCGCAAACCTCCATCGCTATCTCGCAAAGCTTCTCTACCGCCGCCGTTCCAAATTCGACCCCCTGTGGAACCATCTCCTTGTTGCTGGtctcgacgatgacgacaagCCTTTCCTCGCTGCCGCCGACCTCCTCGGCAGCACCTACAGTGCACCCAGTCTGGCCACCGGTTTCGGTTCCATGCTGGCCCAACCTATCATGCGTCGCCATGTTCCCGATGAGGAGGCCTCGCAGAACCTTGACAAGGAGGGTGCTATCGACATTATCAAGGAGTGTATGAAGGTCCTGTACTACCGTGACGCTCGCAGTCTGGATTCCTACTCAATGGCTGTCGTTACCAAGGAGGGTGTGGAAATCAACGACGGTCTGCAGTTGGAGGCTCAAAGCTGGGCTTTCGCAGAGAGGATCCGGGGATACGGCACCCAAACTGTCTAA
- a CDS encoding hypothetical protein (BUSCO:31014at5125), whose translation MARNSSDNTEILVHITAPSRSADDTLYRQLAQAYLAFEPQKQTQVPLVSPQTRKEPCDATMKNGWAPSPSQIRAGTSFGQSFEITSQDMSFEGAVDNRASPRLPLTMVAQDMIPSSDDAGLGSLNSWCAPPSQVSDSYPMPDAGLLSVSPSRILERYIGKTQSSQTSLPYSSPTAYKQNTPIPLLEQSRGIPSSLPVPTQEESLPLEPPRFIEAEDVISSTLENEEDDFPIPSANTEIVAFEHLVPDITHNSANTVSGRSLVLSPRGRSEPPPAKRSRIGYTEHADLLRSSSDTGRVLSMTNSQVDQINSSLEIRPPSPSVGVKDVKPADLVSEKFAKLARDLGSRYRPVVTRDIDPFERGFWLLDCKDWNPAARFDAWVFLSNYLKSGLAGWGTWCRRDTTHDWIRLYCWGHVAKHTYLLLYLASGRRIKTNGAKWYGADGEAVLEITPHDKQG comes from the coding sequence ATGGCAAGAAACAGCTCGGACAATACAGAAATACTTGTACATATCACAGCACCAAGTCGGTCAGCCGACGATACACTCTATCGTCAACTTGCGCAGGCCTATCTCGCATTTGAGCCTCAGAAACAGACACAGGTTCCTTTAGTATCGCCGCAAACAAGGAAGGAACCATGCGATgcgacgatgaagaacgGTTGGGCGCCTTCGCCCAGCCAGATCCGAGCAGGAACCTCATTTGGACAGTCTTTTGAAATCACGTCGCAGGATATGAGCTTCGAAGGAGCTGTGGACAACCGTGCTTCACCGCGTCTCCCTCTTACAATGGTGGCACAAGATATGATTCCTTCCTCGGATGATGCCGGTTTGGGATCACTTAACTCTTGGTGCGCACCCCCAAGTCAGGTCAGCGATTCCTATCCTATGCCAGATGCTGGTTTATTGAGCGTTTCCCCGTCTCGGATACTTGAACGGTATATTGGAAAGACACAGTCATCACAGACCTCTCTTCCGTATTCGTCACCAACTGCGTATAAACAAAATACCCCTATTCCTCTCCTTGAACAAAGTCGAGGTATACCATCTTCACTGCCCGTGCCCACTCAAGAAGAGTCGCTTCCACTTGAACCGCCAAGGTTCAttgaagctgaagatgttATCTCATCAACACTGGAGAATGAAGAGGACGATTTTCCTATTCCGTCGGCCAACACCGAAATAGTAGCTTTTGAGCATCTGGTGCCAGACATCACGCATAATTCAGCAAACACGGTTAGTGGCCGCTCGCTAGTTCTCTCCCCTCGTGGAAGGTCAGAGCCTCCTCCTGCGAAGCGATCCAGGATTGGTTACACGGAACATGCCGACCTGCTCAGAAGTTCTAGCGATACGGGCCGAGTATTGTCAATGACGAACTCGCAGGTAGATCAAATCAATAGTAGCTTGGAAATTCGGCCACCATCCCCTTCTGTTGGAGTCAAAGATGTTAAACCTGCAGATCTGGTATCTGAGAAGTTTGCAAAGCTTGCACGCGACCTGGGGTCGAGATACCGTCCTGTGGTGACACGAGACATCGATCCTTTTGAAAGGGGATTCTGGCTGCTCGACTGCAAAGACTGGAACCCAGCAGCTCGGTTTGATGCTTGGGTTTTCCTTAGCAACTATCTGAAAAGTGGTTTGGCTGGCTGGGGAACTTGGTGTCGTAGAGATACGACTCATGACTGGATTCGTTTATATTGTTGGGGCCATGTTGCAAAACACACATACTTGCTTCTGTACCTTGCAAGCGGAAGACGAATCAAGACAAATGGTGCCAAATGGTATGGGGCAGACGGGGAGGCAGTTCTAGAAATTACGCCCCATGATAAGCAGGGATGA
- a CDS encoding hypothetical protein (BUSCO:28567at5125), translated as MTEKTTSRGPLGRVVVIGGNGFLGHHIVNQALENWTTTATIGVDLRCERNRNPNAEYRECDITDSERLLSLFEELKPDVVIHTASPVAVNPKIGNEVFKKVNVDGTQAVVDACQKTGVKALVYTSSASVISDNVTDLLNADERWPLIRGDQQTEYYSETKAQAEEIVIKANRQDDSKLLTTSIRPAGIFGEGDVQTLAGILNAYKRGKHTIQVGTNENLFDFTYVGNVAHAHLLAAQLLLATASSSTVPLDHERVDGEAFFITNDTPVYFWDFARTIWHAAGYDKGTEPNWYLNRELGITFGYISEVIASILGKTPTLTRKAIIMSCMTRYYNINKAKRALRYQPLWTLKEGIDRGVNWFLEQDKAAAAPVNA; from the exons ATGACTGAAAAGACAACATCCAGAGGTCCTCTAGGAAGAGTCGTTGTCATTGGCGGCAACGGCTTTCTAGGCCATCATATCGTCAACCAGGCCCTCGAGAATTGGACAACAACTGCCACAATCGGTGTCGACCTGCGATGCGAGCGCAACCGTAACCCCAATGCCGAGTACCGCGAGTGCGACATCACCGACTCTGAGCGTCTCCTGTCTTTATTTGAGGAGCTCAAGCCCGACGTCGTCATCCACACAGCCTCGCCAGTAGCTGTCAACCCCAAGATCGGTAACGAAGTATTCAAGAAAGTCAACGTCGATGGCACACAGGCTGTCGTTGACGCCTGCCAGAAGACAGGTGTCAAGGCTCTCGTCTACACCAGCTCTGCTAGTGTCATCAGCGATAATGTCACGGATTTGCTGAATGCCGACGAGCGATGGCCTCTAATTCGCGGCGATCAGCAGACCGAGTACTACTCCGAGACCAAG GCTCAAGCCGAGGAAATCGTTATCAAGGCCAACCGCCAGGACGACTCCAAACTCCTTACAACCTCGATTCGCCCAGCTGGCATCTTTGGCGAGGGTGACGTCCAGACCCTCGCAGGCATCCTCAATGCCTACAAGCGCGGCAAGCACACAATCCAAGTTGGTACCAACGAGAATCTTTTCGATTTTACCTATGTCGGCAACGTCGCCCACGCCCATCTTCTCGCCGCGCAGCTCCTTCTTGCCACCGCCTCTTCTTCTACAGTCCCCCTCGACCACGAGCGTGTCGATGGTGAGGCCTTCTTTATTACAAACGACACTCCTGTTTACTTCTGGGACTTTGCCCGCACCATCTGGCACGCCGCGGGCTACGACAAGGGAACAGAGCCCAACTGGTACCTCAATCGTGAGCTTGGTATCACCTTCGGCTACATCAGCGAGGTGATTGCCAGTATTCTTGGCAAGACACCTACTCTCACCCGCAAGGCCATCATCATGAGCTGCATGACTCGCTactacaacatcaacaaggcTAAGCGGGCACTGCGCTACCAGCCTCTCTGGACTCTGAAGGAGGGCATCGATCGCGGCGTGAATTGGTTCCTTGAGCAAGACAAGGCCGCCGCGGCCCCGGTCAACGCATAA
- a CDS encoding hypothetical protein (BUSCO:2761at5125), which produces MSSSYDDAMLGEHSHGDHSHQYHAQDMPPQADSNWQQNGNFRTRTPDSSYRPRPPVSAPGTPNPPGWAEDQPPRKSAERNRSRGRNGRSASGQTRTCQACGEPLTGQFVRALDGTFHLDCFKCQDCGEIVASKFFPAEDENGQGQYPLCETDYFRRLGLLCYQCGGALRGSYITALDRKYHVDHFTCSLCSTIFGAQDSYYEHDGNVYCHYHYSTQFAQRCNGCQTAILKQFVEIFRNGQNQHWHPECYMIHKFWNVRLAQPADSVPALESTDDAAGRDLIREEEERMEEKVFRIWSVLSTFEESSAACISDMLLHVSNGSYVEGVFVAKRFIYHVEILFQSADRLDATMVGLDQKGMSYGREAKLLCKKIVSFFSLLSKTQDNATHKIGVTQELLSLVTGLAHYLKLLIRICLQGALRLEREANSSTGLYQFLDDLSDLDATKNDDGQLSVTATGGKLSANDSDHCALCHRSVEDECAKNADMRWHLNCVRCTKCSRDIGRTLVEARLNSLDRKLYCTNCAGPNAQSLEHVSKLQQYVFLLRVALARLLDILKANGTLPRSNDDSDNNGFGAADGPGGDPRSRGGDQSRGPGGSKRESSYENTLNDVRRLRSTRLDRHLSSSVRQARSSRVMDTDGRGPRPGSAGDASQGGQNSTDLMFGQNDGITLDDIPRIVAVEQSREQQQRVPQPFQDRSLDAPSAQGHQRSQSNDRERSDMMPRQIGRKFFSELSGLEYFNVRHLAVLTMQPMIEQEFTLDELLSFIESRKQATFWKNIGKAFKNDKNKSVKKKGVFGVPLEIIIERDGADSTDGVGPGTLRIPAVVDDIVTSMRKMDLSVEGVFRKNGNIKKLQGLVETINTEGCDMVSFMEQPVVQLAALLKRYLRDLPDPLMTHKLYRLWISAAKISDHEKRKQCLHLTCCLLPKSHRDCLEILFSFLKWAGTFHQLDEDLGSKMDTRNLATVIAPNILTNPTKTMAMDSEAMYIIDAVEMMITNIEEMCQVPDEILGLMNDPYIFSNSGDLTTKDILKRFQDRRGQISIADVNEVYNRQDNSTRPPARRVETDPAVWQGEATVRTIQDPSMPASNNGHATPPARFRGRNDLNPSPYGHNQFNQSDSQLDSAEHSRRREWRNSGIGGRQGSGLGVSGNS; this is translated from the exons ATGTCGTCGAGCTACGACGACGCCATGCTCGGCGAACATAGCCATGGCGACCACTCTCACCAATACCATGCTCAGGACATGCCCCCACAGGCTGATTCGAACTGGCAGCAGAACGGCAATTTCAGAACCCGGACCCCTGACAGCAGCTATCGGCCGCGGCCTCCCGTTTCGGCTCCAGGCACGCCCAATCCACCGGGATGGGCTGAAGACCAGCCGCCCCGCAAGAGCGCTGAGCGGAACAGGTCGCGAGGGCGAAATGGAAGATCTGCCAGCGGCCAAACAAGGACATGCCAGGCGTGCGGTGAGCCCTTGACGGGCCAGTTCGTGCGTGCTCTTGATGGAACATTCCATCTCGACTGTTTTAAGTGTCAG GACTGCGGCGAAATAGTTGCTTCAAAGTTCTTCCCGGCCGAGGACGAGAACGGTCAAGGCCAGTATCCTCTTTGCGAGACTGACTACTTTCGACGACTTGGCCTCCTCTGCTACCAGTGCGGGGGAGCGCTTCGTGGCTCCTACATCACCGCCCTAGACCGCAAGTACCATGTCGATCATTTTACATGCTCGTTGTGTTCAACGATATTCGGCGCTCAGGATAGCTACTATGAGCATGACGGGAACGTGTACTGCCATTACCATTATTCGACCCAGTTCGCCCAGCGGTGCAATGGGTGTCAAACAGCCATTCTAAAACAGTTTGTTGAGATTTTCAGAAATGGACAAAACCAGCATTGGCATCCTGAATGTTACATGATTCACAAATTCTGGAATGTGCGGCTGGCGCAGCCTGCAGACTCGGTACCTGCGCTTGAGAGCACAGACGACGCCGCGGGCAGAGACCTTATTCGTGAGGAGGAAGAGCGTATGGAAGAGAAAGTCTTTCGTATATGGAGCGTTCTATCGACATTTGAGGAATCGTCCGCTGCGTGTATCTCTGACATGCTGCTACACGTCAGCAACGGTTCATATGTGGAGGGAGTCTTTGTTGCCAAACGATTTATCTATCACGTTGAGATCTTATTCCAATCTGCAGATAGGCTCGACGCAACTATGGTGGGGCTGGATCAAAAAG GCATGTCATATGGGCGAGAAGCCAAGTTACTTTGCAAGAAGATTGTTTCCTTTTTCTCGCTGCTTTCAAAAACGCAAGACAACGCAACACACAAGATCGGGGTCACACAGGAACTCCTATCCCTTGTTACCGGTCTCGCCCATTACCTGAAGCTCCTCATCCGAATCTGTCTTCAGGGTGCACTGCGTCTCGAGCGTGAAGCAAATTCTTCGACTGGCTTGTATCAGTTTCTGGATGATCTAAGTGACCTCGACGCGACTAAGAACGACGACGGCCAGTTGTCCGTGACTGCAACCGGCGGAAAGCTTTCTGCCAACGACTCTGACCACTGCGCTCTGTGTCATAGATCAGTTGAAGACGAGTGCGCTAAAAACGCCGATATGAGGTGGCATCTCAATTGCGTTCGGTGCACAAAGTGTTCGCGCGATATCGGGCGAACACTGGTGGAGGCCCGTCTCAACTCTCTCGATCGAAAGCTGTACTGCACAAACTGTGCTGGACCCAATGCGCAATCACTTGAGCATGTCTCAAAATTGCAGCAATACGTGTTTTTGCTTCGTGTTGCCCTGGCTCGGTTGTTGGATATTCTCAAGGCCAACGGTACACTTCCACGTTCGAACGACGACTCCGATAATAACGGATTTGGGGCCGCTGATGGACCAGGAGGCGATCCCAGATCACGCGGAGGAGACCAGTCACGCGGGCCTGGCGGCAGCAAACGAGAGTCGTCTTATGAGAACACTCTGAATGATGTGCGCAGACTCAGAAGTACACGATTGGATCGTCACCTTTCTTCTAGTGTTCGACAGGCTCGGAGCTCTCGTGTGATGGACACCGATGGACGGGGACCACGCCCGGGCTCAGCGGGTGATGCTAGCCAAGGTGGACAAAACTCTACTGATCTTATGTTTGGACAAAACGACGGTATTACGTTGGATGACATTCCAAGAATCGTCGCTGTAGAGCAGTCTCGcgaacaacaacaaaggGTACCGCAGCCCTTTCAAGACCGTTCGTTAGATGCTCCATCTGCACAGGGTCATCAGCGATCGCAATCCAATGACCGGGAACGCTCTGATATGATGCCTCGACAGATTGGACGAAAATTCTTCTCGGAGCTCTCAGGTCTCGAATACTTCAATGTCAGACATCTCGCCGTTCTGACCATGCAACCCATGATTGAGCAAGAATTCACCTTGGACGAACTACTCAGCTTCATTGAGTCACGTAAGCAGGCAACCTTCTGGAAGAATATTGGAAAAGCCTTCAAGAACGACAAGAATAAGAgcgtcaagaagaagggcgtATTCGGTGTACCCTTGGAAATTATCATTGAAAGAGATGGCGCGGACTCAACAGACGGCGTTGGTCCGGGTACTCTTCGAATCCCAGCAGTAGTCGATGATATTGTCACGTCGATGCGTAAAATGGACCTTTCCGTCGAGGGTGTGTTCCGAAAGAACGGCAACATCAAGAAGCTACAGGGCCTGGTAGAAACCATCAACACCGAGGGCTGCGACATGGTTAGCTTTATGGAACAACCTGTTGTCCAGCTTGCCGCTCTTCTTAAGCGTTACTTGAGAGATCTGCCAGATCCTTTAATGACCCATAAGTTATACAGGCTATGGATTAGCGCCGCCAAGATCTCTGACCACGAGAAGAGGAAGCAATGTCTGCACTTGACCTGCTGTCTTCTACCAAAAAGTCACCGAGACTGTCTGGAAATTCTGTTCAGTTTCCTCAAATGGGCTGGCACGTTCCATCAGTTGGACGAGGATCTTGGCTCCAAGATGGACACGAGAAACCTTGCCACTGTAATTGCCCCTAACATTCTCACAAACCCTACCAAAACCATGGCCATGGATAGTGAGGCCATGTATATCATTGATGCGGTGGAAATGATGATTACAAATATCGAGGAAATGTGTCAG GTTCCTGACGAAATTCTTGGTCTTATGAACGATCCTTATATCTTCAGCAACAGTGGAGATCTTACCACAAAGGACATTCTGAAGCGTTTTCAGGATAGACGGGGGCAAATTTCAATTGCTGACGTGAACGAGGTTTACAACCGTCAGGACAATTCTACCCGACCTCCAGCTCGGCGAGTAGAAACTGACCCGGCAGTATGGCAGGGTGAGGCCACCGTTCGCACGATACAAGATCCTTCGATGCCTGCATCTAATAATGGGCATGCAACTCCGCCGGCTCGGTTCAGAGGACGGAACGATCTGAATCCCTCGCCTTATGGTCATAACCAGTTCAACCAGTCAGACAGTCAACTCGATAGCGCCGAGCATAGCAGGAGGCGCGAATGGCGCAATTCTGGCATAGGAGGACGTCAAGGCAGCGGACTTGGTGTATCCGGCAACTCATGA